One segment of Arthrobacter sp. MMS18-M83 DNA contains the following:
- a CDS encoding MFS transporter has translation MTGQFLAKVPRGWLILACIGLIALNMRGPFVAVAPVVDSLKRDLGFSPVELGLLTGIPVLCFSLAAPLAALAGRRFGAEFAVMLTLMGVLAGVVIRSSGGGVPVIVGTVLIGLAITIGNIAVPLIIRRDFAPRRQATAMGVYTAALNIGSFLTSVATAPLAELVGWRLALGASALLALAAILFWVPTVGARQAFVPAPVPAADGSRAGNGSGVGWLTVGLTLGFAGQAFSYYGVTAWLPSFLSDELGMGTAQAGAGSSLFQIFAIVGGLGVPLIARFASTTAVAVTLSALWLTVPLGLLLAPGWWWLWSSLGGVAQGGGITVIFIAIIKFARDQASAGKMSAVVQGVGYCFAALAPTIVGYVHSISDGWTVPLLVILGSVAAFCVCTTLSVRWVARQR, from the coding sequence GTGACCGGCCAGTTCCTCGCCAAGGTGCCGCGAGGCTGGCTGATCCTGGCATGTATCGGCCTCATAGCCCTCAACATGCGCGGACCTTTCGTCGCGGTGGCGCCGGTGGTGGATTCCCTGAAACGGGACCTTGGATTCTCGCCCGTGGAACTCGGGCTGCTGACCGGCATTCCCGTCCTCTGCTTCTCGCTCGCAGCGCCGCTGGCTGCGCTGGCCGGGCGCAGATTCGGTGCCGAATTCGCGGTGATGCTCACGCTCATGGGCGTGCTGGCCGGCGTCGTGATCCGCTCCAGCGGCGGCGGAGTTCCGGTGATAGTGGGTACCGTCCTCATCGGCCTTGCCATCACTATCGGCAACATCGCGGTGCCGCTCATCATTCGCCGCGATTTTGCGCCTCGACGCCAGGCAACCGCGATGGGCGTCTACACGGCGGCGCTGAACATCGGGTCCTTCCTGACCTCGGTGGCCACGGCCCCGCTTGCAGAACTTGTGGGCTGGCGGCTTGCCTTGGGGGCGAGCGCCCTCCTTGCCCTGGCGGCCATTCTGTTCTGGGTCCCAACGGTCGGTGCCCGGCAAGCTTTCGTGCCGGCTCCCGTTCCGGCCGCCGACGGGTCGCGAGCCGGCAACGGCTCCGGCGTTGGCTGGCTGACCGTCGGCCTGACACTGGGATTCGCCGGCCAGGCATTCTCGTACTACGGCGTGACCGCGTGGCTTCCGAGCTTCCTGTCCGATGAACTCGGCATGGGCACCGCACAAGCTGGCGCCGGGTCATCGCTCTTCCAGATCTTCGCGATTGTGGGCGGGCTCGGCGTGCCGCTCATCGCCCGTTTCGCCAGCACGACGGCGGTCGCGGTCACCTTGAGTGCCCTGTGGCTGACCGTACCTTTGGGCTTGTTGCTGGCCCCGGGTTGGTGGTGGTTGTGGTCGTCCCTGGGTGGAGTCGCACAGGGTGGTGGCATCACGGTCATTTTCATCGCCATCATCAAGTTCGCGCGCGACCAAGCCTCGGCAGGCAAGATGTCCGCCGTCGTGCAGGGGGTCGGGTACTGCTTCGCAGCCTTGGCTCCCACCATCGTCGGTTACGTGCACAGCATCTCCGACGGCTGGACCGTGCCACTCCTGGTGATCCTTGGTTCGGTCGCCGCGTTTTGCGTCTGCACCACCCTCTCTGTGCGCTGGGTGGCCCGACAGCGCTAA
- a CDS encoding XRE family transcriptional regulator, giving the protein MHFFAYAQEMSPVSWNREVPPPSSSASDAELDVISLGRRVRYLRKQAGLTLDDVSAAVGTAPSQLSLIENGKREPKLGLLKQLAAALNVGIDQLLGAEPPSRRAALEIELERYQRGPLYESLNLPKIRVSARLPLDVLESQIGLLQELERRLNEQIATPEEARRANGELRAMMRERGNYFPEYEAEAQKVLKGVGYTSGPLSQHVIADIADHLGFTLHHVGDLPHSTRSVTDLKNHRIYLTQSQRQDHDPRSVLLQALGHYVLGHETPKNYGDFLAQRVATNYFAAALLLPEHATLEFLQKAKAAKEIAVEDIRDAFAVSYETAAHRFTNLATKHLGITTHFQKTHQSGIIYKAYENDGVAFPQDHTGAIEGQPACKAWTSRAVFDVPDKFSAYSQYTDTVSGTYWCTARTERSAAGEFSLSIGVPYQHVKWFRGRETTARATSTCPDPNCCKRPPASLASSWAGNAWPSARAHSHLLAAMPPGAFPGVDETEVYAFLEAHSG; this is encoded by the coding sequence ATGCACTTCTTCGCGTATGCTCAAGAAATGTCACCTGTGAGCTGGAACCGCGAAGTACCGCCGCCGTCGTCGTCCGCCTCTGACGCCGAACTGGACGTCATCAGCCTGGGCCGCCGCGTGCGGTATCTGCGCAAGCAGGCCGGGCTGACCCTCGACGACGTGAGCGCCGCCGTCGGGACCGCCCCCAGCCAGCTGAGCCTCATCGAGAACGGCAAACGTGAGCCCAAACTTGGCCTCCTGAAGCAGCTCGCCGCGGCCCTGAACGTGGGCATCGACCAGTTGCTCGGAGCGGAACCGCCCAGCCGCCGCGCCGCGTTGGAAATCGAGTTGGAACGGTACCAGCGCGGGCCGCTGTATGAATCCTTGAACTTGCCGAAAATCCGCGTCAGCGCACGGCTTCCGCTCGATGTGCTGGAGTCACAGATAGGTCTCCTGCAGGAGCTTGAGCGCAGGCTCAACGAGCAGATTGCGACGCCGGAAGAGGCCCGCCGCGCGAACGGTGAACTGCGTGCCATGATGCGTGAGCGAGGCAACTATTTTCCGGAGTACGAGGCCGAAGCGCAGAAGGTGCTCAAAGGGGTCGGGTACACCTCCGGTCCGCTGAGTCAGCACGTCATTGCGGACATCGCGGACCACCTCGGATTCACGCTTCACCACGTGGGCGACCTGCCCCATTCCACCCGTTCAGTGACCGATCTTAAGAATCACCGAATTTATCTCACGCAGAGCCAGCGGCAGGATCACGATCCCCGCTCGGTCCTCCTGCAGGCCCTGGGCCACTACGTTCTGGGCCACGAGACTCCCAAGAACTACGGGGACTTCCTGGCGCAGCGTGTCGCCACCAACTATTTCGCCGCGGCGCTCCTCCTGCCCGAGCACGCCACCTTGGAGTTCCTCCAGAAGGCGAAGGCCGCCAAGGAGATCGCCGTCGAGGACATCCGGGATGCCTTTGCCGTCTCCTACGAAACCGCGGCACACCGCTTCACCAACCTGGCCACGAAACACCTAGGCATCACCACCCACTTCCAGAAGACCCACCAAAGCGGCATCATCTACAAGGCTTACGAGAACGACGGCGTGGCCTTCCCGCAGGACCATACCGGCGCCATCGAGGGCCAACCGGCGTGCAAGGCGTGGACTTCGCGGGCAGTGTTCGACGTTCCGGACAAGTTCAGCGCCTACAGCCAATACACGGACACCGTCTCCGGCACGTATTGGTGCACGGCCCGCACCGAGCGATCGGCGGCGGGGGAGTTTTCGCTCAGCATCGGCGTGCCGTACCAGCACGTCAAGTGGTTCCGCGGGCGGGAGACGACGGCGCGGGCTACCTCGACGTGTCCGGACCCGAACTGCTGCAAGCGCCCGCCGGCGTCGTTGGCGTCCTCGTGGGCGGGCAACGCCTGGCCGTCCGCTCGCGCTCACTCGCACTTGCTGGCCGCCATGCCGCCGGGCGCGTTCCCCGGGGTCGACGAGACCGAGGTTTACGCGTTCCTCGAGGCTCACTCGGGGTAG
- a CDS encoding DUF6036 family nucleotidyltransferase: MRRDELEHAIRAATDIIHGDRVIVIGSQSILGSFTEDELPAAITMSDAVDIAPFSDDDTGTLADSIDSALGEWSPFHNEFGFYVQAVERETAVLPADWEYRLVGVRNEATRNSTGLCLDPYDLCAAKLIAARPKDHAFVLALIEASLIDQAQLVDRIRLIDPSEPRRDAALSWAMWA; encoded by the coding sequence ATGCGCCGCGATGAGCTTGAGCACGCCATCAGGGCTGCTACCGATATCATTCACGGCGACCGAGTGATCGTGATCGGCAGCCAGTCAATTCTAGGGTCCTTCACGGAGGACGAACTGCCTGCGGCAATCACCATGTCGGACGCCGTCGACATCGCCCCGTTTTCCGACGACGACACCGGCACGCTTGCGGACAGCATCGATTCCGCCCTTGGTGAGTGGTCGCCTTTCCACAACGAATTCGGGTTCTATGTCCAGGCGGTCGAAAGGGAGACCGCGGTGCTCCCGGCAGACTGGGAGTACCGCCTTGTCGGTGTGCGCAATGAGGCGACCCGGAACAGCACCGGGCTTTGCCTGGATCCCTACGATCTCTGCGCAGCCAAGCTCATTGCAGCGCGGCCCAAGGATCATGCGTTCGTTCTGGCGCTTATCGAAGCGTCCCTCATCGACCAGGCCCAGCTGGTGGACAGAATCAGGCTGATCGACCCCTCCGAGCCTCGCCGCGATGCGGCTTTGTCCTGGGCCATGTGGGCGTGA
- a CDS encoding dihydrofolate reductase family protein, with protein MTKVVALMSMSLDGFVADLEDGVDEVFDWYFAGDVDVPTFNPEFTFHLSAASAGHVRAIMGDVGAMLTGRRTADRADAWGGQHPFGVPAFVVTHQMPEGWPRSDSTVHFVTDGLESAVAQAKAAAGDKIVGMHGPDTIRQCLDAGLLDEIRVDLVPLLLGSGIRSFDRVENAPIALGNPTVVEGVGVTHLNYPVLKS; from the coding sequence ATGACCAAGGTAGTAGCGCTGATGTCGATGTCCCTCGACGGTTTCGTAGCGGATCTCGAGGATGGCGTCGACGAGGTCTTCGACTGGTACTTCGCAGGTGACGTCGACGTCCCCACCTTCAACCCGGAGTTCACCTTCCACCTTTCTGCCGCGAGCGCCGGACACGTGCGGGCCATCATGGGCGATGTTGGGGCGATGCTCACCGGTCGGCGCACGGCGGACCGCGCCGACGCCTGGGGCGGGCAGCATCCGTTCGGTGTGCCTGCGTTCGTCGTGACACATCAAATGCCCGAAGGGTGGCCCCGATCCGACTCAACGGTCCATTTCGTCACCGACGGGCTGGAAAGCGCCGTCGCGCAGGCAAAGGCAGCGGCGGGGGACAAGATCGTCGGCATGCACGGGCCGGACACCATCCGGCAGTGCCTCGACGCCGGACTGCTCGACGAAATCCGGGTCGACCTGGTTCCGCTGCTGCTGGGATCCGGTATCCGCTCGTTCGATCGCGTTGAGAACGCGCCGATCGCTTTGGGCAACCCGACCGTTGTCGAGGGTGTGGGCGTCACGCACTTGAACTACCCGGTCCTCAAGTCGTAA
- a CDS encoding queuosine precursor transporter produces the protein MTSASESQTLSKSAPRFASIGSPYFGIMLACMAVVLILSNIGAAKGVVFGPIITDGGFFLFPLAYILGDVMSEIYGFRVARKAIITSFALSAFASLCYWIIIALPGFNDDYGMAKQSAIEGALGPVPQIVLASLLAFLAGQTINSLILVKMKALTGERTLWARLMGSSGVGEFVDTLIFCSIAASVIGITDFGSFVNYVLVGFVYKVGVQYILVPVTSLVIGWIKKREPSYWA, from the coding sequence ATGACGTCAGCTTCAGAATCCCAAACCCTGAGTAAATCCGCGCCGCGTTTCGCATCGATAGGCTCCCCATACTTTGGCATCATGCTTGCATGCATGGCCGTGGTGCTGATCCTGTCCAACATCGGCGCGGCCAAAGGCGTGGTCTTCGGTCCGATCATCACTGATGGCGGGTTCTTCCTCTTCCCGCTCGCCTACATTCTTGGCGACGTGATGAGCGAGATCTACGGGTTTAGGGTGGCCCGCAAAGCAATCATCACATCGTTCGCCCTGTCAGCGTTCGCGTCGCTCTGCTACTGGATCATCATCGCGCTGCCCGGTTTCAATGACGACTACGGCATGGCCAAGCAGTCAGCCATCGAGGGCGCACTTGGACCGGTCCCGCAGATCGTCCTGGCTTCGCTTCTCGCCTTCCTCGCCGGCCAGACCATCAACTCCCTGATCCTGGTCAAGATGAAGGCCCTTACCGGTGAGAGGACCCTTTGGGCTAGGCTCATGGGTTCATCCGGCGTGGGGGAATTCGTGGACACGCTGATCTTCTGCAGCATCGCGGCGTCGGTCATCGGCATCACGGATTTCGGAAGTTTCGTCAATTACGTGCTGGTTGGCTTCGTCTACAAGGTCGGTGTCCAGTACATCCTCGTGCCCGTGACGTCCTTGGTCATTGGCTGGATCAAGAAGCGCGAGCCAAGTTACTGGGCCTGA
- the aceB gene encoding malate synthase A: MNSFTDNYTINGITLTAQPIHRQNEVLTPDALEFVAKLHRATAERRQELMQARHTRRGQISGGQDPQFLPETAEIRNDPNWRVAPPAPGLEDRRVEITGPVDRKMTINALNSGAKVWLADMEDSSTPTWRNVIQGQLNLTDALERRIDFTSPEGKEYKLRAAEDLPTIVVRPRGWHLPEKHMLIDGKPVAGGVVDFGLFFFHNARRLLAQGKGPYFYLPKIENHLEARLWNDIFVLAQDLLGIPQGTIRATVLIETITAAFEMEEILFELRDHASGLNAGRWDYIFSVIKNFRTRGPRFVLPDRAQVSMTQPFMRSYTEQLVRACHRRGAMAIGGMAAAVPNRKDEAANTAAFEKVRADKTREAGDGFDGSWVAHPDLVPVCREVFDGVLGDRPNQLDRSREDVTPDDRALIDIASTEGTITETGIRNNIEVGIRYIESWLRGNGAVAIHNLMEDAATAEISRSQLWQWIYSHAITDTGELITREWVNDLLDEEFARLERFDDDRFNDARSIFEEVALAEEFPTFLTIPAYARYLTEAREEATKEELVAA, encoded by the coding sequence ATGAACAGCTTCACTGACAATTACACGATCAACGGCATCACGCTGACCGCCCAGCCTATCCACCGGCAGAACGAGGTTCTTACCCCGGATGCCCTGGAGTTCGTGGCAAAGCTGCACCGGGCTACGGCGGAACGCCGTCAGGAGCTGATGCAGGCGCGGCACACCCGCCGCGGCCAGATTTCCGGCGGCCAGGACCCGCAGTTCCTCCCCGAGACGGCGGAAATCCGCAACGATCCGAACTGGCGCGTCGCTCCCCCGGCCCCGGGCCTGGAAGACCGCCGCGTGGAAATCACCGGACCGGTTGACCGGAAGATGACCATCAACGCGCTGAACTCCGGCGCGAAGGTGTGGCTGGCAGACATGGAAGACTCCTCCACCCCCACGTGGCGCAACGTCATCCAGGGCCAGCTGAACCTCACGGACGCCCTTGAGCGCCGGATCGACTTCACCTCGCCCGAGGGCAAGGAATACAAGCTCCGTGCCGCCGAGGACCTGCCCACCATCGTGGTCCGGCCCCGCGGCTGGCACCTGCCGGAGAAGCACATGCTCATCGACGGAAAGCCCGTTGCCGGTGGTGTGGTCGACTTCGGCCTGTTCTTCTTCCACAACGCCCGCCGCCTGCTGGCACAGGGCAAGGGCCCGTACTTCTACCTGCCCAAGATCGAGAACCACCTCGAAGCCCGCCTCTGGAACGACATCTTCGTCCTGGCCCAGGACCTGCTCGGCATCCCGCAGGGCACCATCCGCGCCACCGTGCTGATCGAGACCATCACGGCGGCATTCGAGATGGAGGAGATCCTCTTCGAGCTGCGCGATCACGCCTCGGGCCTGAACGCCGGACGCTGGGACTACATCTTCTCCGTGATCAAGAACTTCCGCACCCGCGGCCCCCGCTTCGTGTTGCCGGACCGCGCCCAGGTCTCCATGACCCAGCCCTTCATGCGCTCCTACACCGAGCAACTGGTCCGGGCCTGCCACCGCCGTGGCGCCATGGCGATCGGCGGCATGGCCGCTGCCGTTCCCAACCGCAAGGACGAGGCCGCCAACACGGCAGCGTTCGAGAAGGTCCGCGCGGACAAGACCCGCGAAGCCGGCGACGGCTTCGACGGTTCCTGGGTTGCGCACCCGGACCTGGTTCCGGTGTGCCGGGAAGTGTTCGACGGCGTACTCGGCGATCGTCCGAACCAACTGGACCGCTCACGCGAGGATGTCACCCCGGACGACCGCGCCCTGATCGACATCGCCTCCACCGAGGGCACCATCACCGAGACCGGCATCCGGAACAACATCGAGGTGGGTATCCGCTACATCGAGTCCTGGCTGCGCGGCAACGGCGCCGTGGCCATCCACAACCTGATGGAGGACGCGGCAACGGCGGAGATCTCCCGTTCACAGCTGTGGCAGTGGATCTACTCCCACGCCATCACCGACACCGGCGAGCTCATTACCCGCGAATGGGTCAACGACCTCCTCGACGAAGAGTTCGCACGGCTGGAACGCTTCGACGACGACCGCTTCAACGATGCCCGCAGCATCTTCGAGGAAGTCGCCTTGGCCGAGGAGTTCCCCACCTTCCTGACCATCCCGGCCTACGCCCGCTACCTCACGGAAGCCCGCGAAGAAGCCACCAAGGAAGAACTCGTAGCCGCCTAG
- a CDS encoding DUF6297 family protein, translating into MPRTAAGALFHAEATVLARQPGRLRRWGLGLAVVPLTGLIQTFDSPIILLPVLLAAAIFSSTAAAGPLWQLRMAPSLDALLPISRTASRWVHVALPVMLMGLWTTAAAGFFVLAGGFRVELLVLGAAAGGGLGAGMLRRAFRQQEDLTKLVYLMQLGRSGPAMLGTRIRGYVLCLFALVPLALGMLFHAPELLVTPAVVLNVVLLVIGVTTTDRP; encoded by the coding sequence ATGCCCCGAACCGCAGCTGGCGCGCTCTTCCACGCGGAGGCAACGGTACTCGCCCGGCAACCCGGTCGGCTTAGGCGCTGGGGCCTGGGTCTCGCCGTCGTTCCCTTGACTGGACTGATCCAGACGTTCGATTCGCCCATCATCCTGCTTCCCGTGCTGCTTGCAGCGGCAATCTTCTCTTCCACAGCGGCGGCCGGGCCGCTTTGGCAGTTGCGCATGGCCCCGAGCCTCGACGCGCTCCTTCCGATTTCCAGAACGGCCTCACGCTGGGTTCACGTCGCGCTGCCGGTCATGCTGATGGGGTTGTGGACGACGGCGGCTGCCGGATTCTTTGTGCTGGCCGGGGGTTTCCGGGTGGAGCTCCTGGTCCTGGGTGCAGCGGCGGGCGGTGGTTTGGGCGCGGGGATGCTGCGACGAGCCTTCCGCCAGCAGGAAGACCTGACCAAATTGGTGTACCTGATGCAGCTTGGACGGAGCGGACCGGCCATGCTGGGAACCAGGATCCGAGGCTACGTTCTGTGCCTCTTCGCCCTGGTTCCCTTGGCCCTGGGCATGCTGTTCCACGCCCCCGAACTCCTGGTGACGCCCGCCGTCGTGCTCAATGTGGTGCTCTTGGTGATCGGCGTG
- the aceA gene encoding isocitrate lyase, which produces MTAAFEPEQPTSAQQQAAALELEWAANPRWEGVTRDYSATDVVRLRGRVSEEHTLARRGSEKLWKQLTEEHKEGKYTNALGALTGNQAVQQVKAGLRAIYLSGWQVAADANNSGHTYPDQSLYPANSVPTVVRRINNALLRADQIEFSEGIQTVEDWLVPIVADAEAGFGGPLNAYELMKSMIQAGASGVHWEDQLASEKKCGHLGGKVLIPTQQHVRTLNAARLAADVAGTPSVIIARTDAEAATLITSDVDERDQEFITGERTAEGFYKVRNGIEPCIARAKAYAPYSDLIWMETGTPDLELARKFAESVKAEFPDQMLSYNCSPSFNWRKHLDDATIAKFQRELGAMGFTFQFITLAGFHALNYSMFDLAHGYAREGMSAYVELQEKEFASESRGYTATKHQREVGTGYFDDIATALNPNASTLALVGSTEEGQFH; this is translated from the coding sequence ATGACCGCAGCATTTGAACCAGAGCAGCCCACCTCCGCTCAGCAGCAGGCCGCCGCACTGGAGCTCGAATGGGCTGCCAACCCGCGTTGGGAAGGCGTCACCCGCGATTACTCGGCCACCGACGTCGTCCGCCTCCGCGGCCGGGTCTCCGAAGAACACACCTTGGCCAGGCGCGGCTCGGAGAAGCTGTGGAAGCAGCTCACGGAAGAGCACAAGGAAGGCAAGTACACCAACGCACTCGGTGCACTGACCGGCAACCAGGCCGTGCAGCAGGTCAAGGCCGGCCTGCGGGCCATCTACCTTTCCGGCTGGCAGGTAGCAGCCGACGCCAACAACTCCGGCCACACCTACCCGGACCAGTCGCTCTACCCGGCCAACTCGGTCCCCACCGTGGTCCGCCGCATCAACAACGCCCTGCTCCGCGCCGACCAGATCGAATTCTCCGAGGGCATCCAGACCGTTGAGGACTGGCTGGTCCCGATCGTCGCCGACGCAGAAGCCGGTTTCGGCGGTCCGCTGAACGCCTACGAACTCATGAAATCCATGATCCAGGCCGGCGCCTCGGGAGTGCACTGGGAAGACCAGCTCGCTTCCGAGAAGAAGTGCGGCCACCTCGGCGGCAAGGTGCTTATCCCCACCCAGCAGCATGTCCGGACCCTGAACGCTGCCCGCCTCGCGGCCGACGTCGCCGGCACCCCTTCGGTGATCATCGCCCGTACCGACGCCGAGGCAGCAACCCTGATCACCTCCGACGTCGACGAGCGCGACCAGGAATTCATCACCGGCGAGCGCACCGCGGAGGGCTTCTACAAGGTCCGCAACGGAATCGAACCCTGTATCGCCCGCGCCAAGGCCTACGCCCCGTATTCGGACCTCATCTGGATGGAAACGGGCACCCCGGACCTGGAACTCGCCCGCAAGTTCGCCGAGTCCGTCAAGGCCGAATTCCCGGACCAGATGCTCTCGTACAACTGCTCGCCGTCGTTCAACTGGCGCAAGCACCTGGACGACGCCACCATCGCGAAGTTCCAGCGTGAACTCGGCGCCATGGGCTTCACCTTCCAGTTCATCACCCTGGCCGGCTTCCACGCCCTGAACTACTCGATGTTCGACCTCGCCCACGGTTACGCCCGTGAAGGCATGAGCGCCTACGTCGAACTCCAGGAAAAGGAATTCGCCTCCGAGTCCCGCGGCTACACCGCAACCAAGCACCAGCGCGAAGTCGGCACTGGCTACTTCGACGACATTGCCACTGCGCTCAACCCGAACGCGTCCACCCTGGCCCTGGTGGGATCCACCGAAGAAGGCCAGTTCCACTAA
- a CDS encoding MFS transporter, which yields MSTQEAGPQSEAARTRKAVGNILKGSAGNLVEWYDVYIYTAFSAYFASHFFSSKDPLQSNLEAMAVFAVTFLMRPIGSWFFGRYADRKGRKAALTLSVTMMSAGSFAIAILPTKEVIGVWALVLLILIRLIQGFSVGGEYGTSATYMSEAATSKRRGFFSSFQYVTLIGGQMLALLVLVVLEQALGKEALGGWGWRIPFAIGGVAALVVLWLRRSMEETISAEQTAAATGKPADGEAQPGTLRLLLAKHWRALLICIGVTLGGTVAFYTYTNFILSFMQNTSGIAKETSSQINFWALLIFMLLQPVYGMISDKVGRKPLLLWFGILGVLGTWPLLSALSGTKDPFLAFLLMMGGLLIVGGYTSINALVKAELFPSSIRALGVGLGYAIANSLFGGTVPLVGAAFQKAGQVEIFFTYVTVAIGISLLVYIFALKNKKSTHLDKEQGSAFGSPRADDSRADDEDSVNA from the coding sequence ATGAGCACCCAGGAAGCAGGGCCCCAGAGCGAGGCCGCCCGGACGCGCAAGGCCGTCGGCAACATACTCAAAGGCTCCGCAGGCAACCTTGTGGAGTGGTACGACGTGTACATCTACACGGCGTTCTCCGCCTATTTCGCATCCCATTTCTTCAGTTCCAAAGACCCGCTGCAGAGCAATCTTGAGGCGATGGCTGTTTTCGCCGTGACGTTCCTGATGCGCCCGATCGGCAGTTGGTTCTTCGGCCGCTATGCCGACCGCAAAGGCCGCAAGGCCGCCCTGACCCTGAGCGTGACCATGATGTCCGCAGGGTCGTTCGCCATCGCCATCCTGCCCACAAAGGAAGTGATCGGAGTGTGGGCCCTGGTGCTTCTGATCCTGATCCGGCTGATCCAAGGGTTCTCTGTGGGCGGCGAATACGGCACGAGCGCCACCTACATGTCCGAGGCTGCGACATCCAAGCGTCGCGGCTTCTTCTCCTCCTTCCAGTACGTGACGCTCATCGGAGGCCAGATGCTGGCCCTGCTGGTCCTCGTGGTCCTCGAACAGGCTCTCGGCAAGGAAGCCTTGGGCGGATGGGGTTGGCGCATTCCATTCGCCATCGGCGGTGTCGCCGCACTGGTTGTCCTGTGGCTCCGACGCTCCATGGAAGAGACCATCTCCGCCGAGCAGACCGCCGCGGCAACTGGCAAGCCAGCCGATGGCGAAGCCCAGCCGGGCACCTTGAGGTTGCTTCTCGCCAAGCACTGGCGCGCACTGCTGATCTGCATTGGAGTGACCCTCGGCGGCACGGTGGCCTTCTATACCTACACCAACTTCATCCTGTCCTTCATGCAGAACACCAGCGGCATCGCCAAGGAGACCAGTAGCCAGATCAACTTCTGGGCGCTTCTGATTTTCATGCTCCTACAGCCGGTCTACGGCATGATCTCGGACAAGGTGGGCCGCAAGCCGCTTCTTTTGTGGTTCGGCATCCTCGGGGTGCTGGGCACCTGGCCGCTGTTGTCTGCGCTGAGCGGAACCAAGGACCCGTTCCTGGCGTTCCTGCTCATGATGGGCGGACTGTTGATTGTGGGAGGCTACACCTCCATCAATGCCTTGGTGAAGGCTGAGCTCTTCCCCTCGTCCATCCGAGCGCTCGGTGTGGGCCTCGGGTATGCGATCGCCAACTCGTTGTTCGGCGGGACGGTTCCGCTGGTGGGCGCTGCCTTCCAGAAGGCCGGCCAGGTGGAGATCTTCTTTACCTACGTCACTGTGGCCATCGGCATTTCGCTGCTGGTCTACATCTTCGCCCTGAAGAACAAGAAGTCGACCCACCTGGACAAGGAGCAGGGGAGCGCCTTCGGCTCGCCCCGCGCTGACGACTCGCGGGCCGACGACGAGGACTCTGTCAACGCCTAG
- a CDS encoding iron chaperone encodes MAERFETVDEYIASRPDEVQTILREIRRRALAAVPGAGDRISYGIPTITLDGHYVVYFAAWKHHISVYPVPEGDEEFEREIAPFRAAKGTLKFPLGKPVPYELIERAAALLAERQRAGY; translated from the coding sequence ATGGCTGAGCGTTTCGAAACCGTGGACGAGTACATCGCGTCGCGGCCAGACGAGGTGCAGACGATTCTTCGGGAGATCCGACGGCGGGCCCTGGCAGCGGTGCCCGGAGCCGGGGACAGGATCAGTTACGGTATCCCCACCATCACACTCGACGGCCACTATGTGGTTTACTTCGCGGCCTGGAAGCACCACATTTCCGTCTATCCAGTGCCCGAAGGCGACGAGGAATTCGAGCGCGAAATCGCCCCCTTCCGAGCGGCCAAGGGCACCTTGAAGTTCCCGCTCGGGAAGCCGGTGCCCTATGAGCTGATCGAAAGGGCTGCGGCCCTGCTAGCCGAACGGCAGCGGGCCGGGTACTGA